The DNA window CGCCTCGCCCGCGCTGGTGATCCGCGTGACCACTTCGCCCGACTCGATGCGCAGGGCCTCGGCCACTTGCGGGTCCGCCTCGGCATCCACGGCCGCGAGCAGAATGTTGCCCGGCGTGCGCCGCTGGCGGGACAGGTTCTCGCTGAACCGTGTGCGGCGGCTGACCGGATAGTGGATGACCGGCTCGCGCACAAAGGAACCGCGCCCCTGCTCCACGCGAATGCGCCCGTCCTCCTCCAGCACGGACAGGGCGCGCCGGATGGTGTGGCGGTTGACCCCGAACTCCCGGGACAGGTCGTTCTCGGACGGCAGCCTGTCGCCCGGCCCGAAGCGGCCGGACGCGATGGCCGCCTCCAGACTGGCGTGAATCTGCCGCCACAGGGCGACGCCGGTTCCGCGTGTAAGCATGAGCGCACCTCGATTCCTTTTCGACCGGAACAACACAGGCGCCGCCGCCTGTCTAGACAACCCGTAAGGATTTCACAGAAATGAAACCCGATAGTGACAGAAAGGCCCCCATGGACCGCTCCTCCCAAGCCAGAAAGGAATGGATGGGGGTCCTGGCCCGAACCGGGACGGACAGACTTGAAACGGCCTTCGCCCGGCTCGACCCGGAACCCCGATTCGAACACCTGCGCCCGCCCGAAGTGGGCATGGCCCTGGTCCGCGCCCGGGCCGAAGCCCGAGGCGAGCGCTTCAATCTCGGCGAGATGACCATGTGCCGCTGCTCGATCCGCCTCGCGGACGGCAGCGTGGGCCACGGCTTCGTGGCCGGACGCGACAAACGGCACGCCGAACTGGCGGCCCTGTTCGACGCCTTGCTCCAGGACCCGGAATCGGGCCCCGTCCTGCGCCGGACCCTCATCGAGCCGCTCGCCGCCTCGCTGGACCGGGACCGTAGGGCGCGAAACGCCAAAACAGCAGCCACCAGGGTGAACTTCTTCACCATGGTTCGCGGCGAAGACTAGGGGGAACCCCATGCAAGGACACGCCATGAACGCGGACCGCGATCCGCGCGATCCGGCCCTTGAAAACCAGCGTATTTTCCGGGCCATACTGCTGACCATGTCCCATCCGGGCACGGTCACCGTGCTCGGCAACTGGCCCAAGCCGCCCAAGGGGCTGCATCCGGCCGCGGCCGCGGTCTGCCTGGCCCTTGTGGACATGGATACGCCCCTGTGGATCGGCCCGGCCGCGCCGCTGGATATCCAGACCTACCTGCGGTTCCACTGCGGCTGCACCGTCTCCCGCAACCCCGGAAGCGCGGCCTTCGGGCTCATCCTGGACGGCCAGGAACTGCCGGACCTCGACCGGTTCCATCCGGGCGACCTGGAATACCCGGACCGCTCGGCCACATTGATCATCCAGGTCCGGTCCATGAACGTGGGCCGGGGCATCCCCCTGTCCGGACCCGGCATCCGGGACGAGAACCGGCTGCACGTGGACGGGCTCAACCCGGAATTCTGGCGGATGCTGCAACGCAACGCCCGACGCTTCCCGCTGGGCTTCGACGTGATCCTGGCAACGCAAACGGAGATCGTCTCGCTGCCGAGAACGATCCAGGTGGGGATTTAACGTGTACGTAGCCGTCAAGGGTGGCGAACAGGCCATCGACAACGCCCATCGGCTCATGGCCGAAGAGCGCCGGGGGGACACCTCCGTCCCGGAACTGACCGTGGAACAGATCATGGAACAGATGCGCCTGGCCGTGGACCGGGTCATGAGCGAGGGGGCCCTGTACGACCCGTGGCTGGCGGCCCTGGCCGTAAAGCAGGCGCGCGGCGACCTGGTGGAGGCCGTCTTCCTCCTGCGGGCCTACCGCACGACCCTGCCGAGGCTGTACGAATCCCTGCCCGTGGACACCACGGCCATGGAAGTCCGCCGCCGCGTCTCGGCCACCTTCAAGGACATTCCCGGAGGCCAGCTCCTGGGACCGACATTCGACTACACCCACCGGCTCCTCGATTTCGGCCTGGCCGCCGGGCAACCCCCCGAGCCCGCGCCCTCGGCCCCAACGGGCGAAGCGGACGGCGAACGGCCCCTGTCCCGGGTCATGGACCTGCTGGCCACCGAAGGATTGGTGGAGCGCCCGAAGGACGATGAAAGCGCGCCCGTGGGCGACATCACCAAAGACCCGCCGGCCTATCCGGCCGCCCGCGACGCGCGTCTGCAGAACCTGGCGCGCGGGGACGAAGGCTTCCTGCTGGCGCTGGGCTATTCCAGCCAGCGCGGGTTCGGCGACAACCATCCCTTTGCGGGTGAAATCCGCATGGGCGAGACGGCCGTATCCATCCGCCCGGACGAACTGGGCTTCGAGGTGGAGATCGGCGACGTCACCGTGTCCGAATGCGAGATGGTCACCAGCTTCAAGGGGTCCAAGGACGAACTGCCCCGGTTCACGCGCGGCTATGGCCTGTCCTTCGGCTACAACGAGCGCAAGGTCATGGCCATGGCCCTGGTGGACCGGTCCCTCCAGGCCCGGGAGCTGGGAGAGGACGTCACCGCCCCGTCCCAGGACGAGGAATTCGTTCTCTCCCATAGCGACAACGTGGAGGCCCAGGGGTTCGTCCAACACCTCAAGCTGCCGCATTACGTGGACTTCCAGGCCGACCTGGTCATGGTCCGGGCCATGCGGGCCGAAATTCTCAAACGCGCCGAGGCCAAGGCCGAAGCCGAGGAGGCCGCATGACCGCCGCCGCACAGATGCCTCCCGCCGTGGAGGCGGGCTACAACTACGGCTATCTCAACGAACAGACCAAACGGATGATCCGCCGGGCCGTACTCAAGGCCGTGGCCATTCCCGGCTACCAGGTGCCCTTTGCCGGGCGCGAGATGCCCATGCCCTACGGCTGGGGCACGGGCGGCATCCAGCTGTCCGCCTCCATCCTCGGGCCGGACGACGTCTTCAAGGTCATCGACCAAGGCGCGGACGACACCACCAACGCGGTCTCCATCCGCAAGTTCTTCGCCAAGGTGACCGGGGTGGAAACCACCGAGCGGACCGTCGAGGCCACGGTCATCCAGACCCGTCACCGCATCCCCGAGACCCCGCTCAGCGAGGGCCAGATCATGGTCTACCAGGTGCCCATCCCCGAGCCCCTGCGCTGGGTGGAGCCGCGCGAGACCGAGACGCGGACCATGCACGCCCTGGAAGAATACGGGGTCATGCACGTCCAGCTCTACGAAGACATCGCCCGGCACGGCCGCATCGCCACCAACTTCATGTACCCGGTCAAGGTCAACGGGCGGTACATCATGAGCCCCTCGCCCATCCCCAAATTCGACAACCCCAAGCTGGACCGGTCTCCGGCCCTGCACGTGTTCGGCGCGGGCCGCGAAAAACGGATCTACGCCATCCCCCCGTACACCGAGGTCAAGAGCCTGGATTTCGAGGATTTCCCGTTCGAGGTGGAGACCTGGGACGGATGCTGCGCCCTGTGCGGGGCGACGGACAGCTACCTGGACGAGGTCATCCTGAACGACGCGGGCGAGCGCATGTTCGTCTGCTCGGATACCGACTACTGCGCCACCCGCCGCGCCCGGGGCCACACCGGCCCCATGGCCGACCGCGAGGACCTGGCGGAACTCACGGGCAAGACGCCCGGCAAAAAAGGAAACAAGGCATGACCACTGCGCCGCAACCCATGATCCGCGCCCGCGGCATCACCAAGAAATACGGCGGGATGATCGGCTGCCGGGAGATATCCTTCGACCTCTGGCCCGGCGAGGTCATGGGCATCGTGGGCGAGTCCGGCTCGGGCAAGTCCACCTTGCTCGGCTGCCTGTCCGGCAGGCTCGCCCCCACGGCCGGATCGGTCCGCTACGTGTCCCGCGAATTCGGCGACATCGACGTGCACGGCTGCCCCGAGCCGGTCCGGCGCAAGCTGCTGCGCACCGAGCTGGGCGTGGTCCACCAGAACCCGCGCGACGGCCTGCGCCTGGGCGTCACCGCCGGAGCCAACCTGGGCGAGCGGCTCATGTCCGTGGGTGCGCGCCATTACGGAAACATCCGGGCCGAGGCCCTCCAGTGGCTGGCCGAGGTGGAGATCGAAGCCGGGCGCATAGACCACTTCCCCAAGACCTTTTCCGGCGGCATGCAGCAACGGTTGCAGATCGCCTGCAACCTGATCACCCGGCCCCGAATCGTGTTCATGGACGAACCGACCGGCGGCCTGGACGTATCCGTGCAGGCGCGGCTGCTCGACCTGTTGCGCAACCTGGTTTCCCGGCTCGGGCTGTCGGTCATCATCGTCACCCACGACCTGGCCGTGGCCCGCCTGCTGGCCCACCGGCTGATGGTCATGCAGCGCGGCGAAGTGGTCGAAACCGGGCTGACAGACCAGGTCCTGGACGATCCCCAACACCCCTACACCCAACTGCTGGTCTCCTCGATACTGCAGGCCTAGGAGTTTTCATGACAACCATGATTTCGGTTCGCGACCTGGACAAGACCTTCACCCTGTACACCCAGGGCGGCACGGTCATCCCGGTCTTCTCCCGGCTCGACCTGGACGTGGGGGCGGGCGAATGCGTGGCCCTGGCCGGTCCCTCGGGCACGGGCAAATCCTCGCTCATCTGCTCGCTGTACGGCAACTACCGGCCGCAACGGGGGTCCGTGACGATCTGCCACGAGGGCAGGCCGGTGGACATAGTCACCGCCACCCCCCGGCAGATCCTGGACATCCGTAAAAAGACCATGGGCTACGTCAGCCAGTTCCTGCGCGTGGTCCCCCGGGTTCCGGCCCTGGACGTGGTGGCCGAGCCCCTGGTCGGTCTGACCGGGGACGTGGCGGCCGCCCGCGATCGGGCCGCCTTCCTGTTGAAGAGACTGAACATCCCCGCCGCCCTGTGGTCCCTCCCCCCGGCCACGTTCTCGGGCGGCGAGCAGCAGCGGGTCAACATCGCGCGCGGCTTCAGCGTGGAATACCCGGTCCTGCTCCTGGACGAACCCACAGCCTCCCTGGACGCCGAGAACCGGCGGGTGGTGGTCGGGCTGATCAACGAGGCCAAAACGCGGGGCGCGGCCGTGGTCGGCATCTTCCACGACGAGGAAGTGCGCGACATGGTGGCCGACAGACTGTTCGCAATGCGCAGCTTCAAGGAGGCCGCATGACCAGGGAACACATCTTCAAAAACGCGCGCATCGTCCTGCGCGACGAAGTTTTCACCGGCGCGGTCAAGATAGCGGACGGGGTCATCCAGTCCATCGCCCCGGGCCCGTGCAACGTGACCGACGCCGAGGACCTGGGCAACGACTATCTCTTGCCCGGCTTCGTGGAACTGCACACCGACAACCTGGAACAGGAACTGGAGCCCCGGCCGGGCGTGTTCTGGCCCGATCCCCTCGCCTCGGTCCTGGCCCACGACAACACCATGGCGGGCGCGGGCATCACCACGGTGCTGGACGCGGTGTCGCTTGGCGAATACCACGACGGCCCCAAGCGCTCCAGGATGATGGACCTGTCCCTCAAGGCCCTTCGCCGGGCGCGGGCCACCGGCATCCTCCGGGCGGACCACCGGCTGCACCTGCGCTGCGAGTTTTCCGACCCCAACGTCCTGGACATGCTTTTGCCGCACATCGACGACCCGAAGCTCATGCTCGTCTCGCTCATGGACCACACCCCGGGCCAGCGCCAGTTCACGGACACGGACACGTACCGGGCCTATTACAAGAAGGGGTGGAGCGACGCGGAATTCGCCGAGCTCTCCCAACGGCTCCGGGCCACCCAGCAGGCGTGCGCCGAGGACAACCGGCAGGGCATCGTGGCCCTGTGCCGGGAGCGGGGCATTCCCATGGCCAGCCACGACGACACCTTGCCCGCCCATGTGGCCCAGGCCGTGGCCGAAGGCATGGCCATCTCGGAATTCCCGACCACCGCCGAAGCGGCCCGCCTAGCCCGCGAGGCGGGCATCCAAATCGTCATGGGCGGCCCCAACCTGGTCCGGGGCGCGTCCCACTCGGGCAATGTCTCGGCCCGCGAGCTGGCCGGGGAGGGCCTGCTGGACATCATCTCCTCGGACTACGTGCCGGGCAGCCTGGCGGGCGGGGCCTTCGCCCTGCACCGCGACCTCGGGTTTTCCCTGCCCGACGCCGTGGCCCGCATCAGCGCCAATCCGGCCGACGCCGTGGGGCTGGCCGACCGGGGGCGCATCGCCTGCGGCCTGCGCGCGGACCTGGTCCGGGTGCGCGAAATCGAGGGCGTGCCCGCCGTGTTACGGACGTGGTCGGTCGGATGTTCCGGGAGCCTTGAAATCACTGCGAAAAACGCGGCCTGATTGTTACGCCCCCAAGCGACGATTCCGTCAAAACGTCACCCGGTCACCATACCCCTGTTGCAGGGGGTGCGTAGACCCTTCAAGGTGAGGGAAGCCGCCGTCTCCAGACCGCGCCTCCCCCGAAAACACCCCAAAGAACGAGTCGGGAGGCTTCCATGAAATCCATCAGCATCCGCAACCGGCAACAGCGCGAGGCCATCCAGGCCAAAGGGCTGAGCAAGGTCTATCCCAACGGCACCGAGGCCCTGAAGGACGTATCCGTGACCGTCAACGCGAATGACTTCTGCGTCATTATCGGCCTGTCCGGTGCGGGCAAATCCACTCTGCTGCGCTGCATGAACCGGCTCATCCGGCCGACCCAAGGGACCATCGCCCTGTTCGGCGAGGACGTCACCCGGGTCAACGGCGGGCAACTCCGGCAGGTGCGCCGCCGCGTGGGCATGATCTTCCAGCAGTTCAACCTGGTCCGGCGGCTGACAGTGCTCGACAACGTCCTGGTCGGCCGTCTGCGTTTCAACGCCCACCCGGT is part of the Desulfovibrio sp. Huiquan2017 genome and encodes:
- the phnF gene encoding phosphonate metabolism transcriptional regulator PhnF, whose product is MLTRGTGVALWRQIHASLEAAIASGRFGPGDRLPSENDLSREFGVNRHTIRRALSVLEEDGRIRVEQGRGSFVREPVIHYPVSRRTRFSENLSRQRRTPGNILLAAVDAEADPQVAEALRIESGEVVTRITSAGEADGRRISYSTAFFPKTLFPGMVRVYRELKSVTRTMEHFGVADYARRHTRIIARMPTAGEARELRQPRSRPVLVTESVNEDPSGVPVEFGVCLFASDWVQILVES
- the phnG gene encoding phosphonate C-P lyase system protein PhnG, with protein sequence MKPDSDRKAPMDRSSQARKEWMGVLARTGTDRLETAFARLDPEPRFEHLRPPEVGMALVRARAEARGERFNLGEMTMCRCSIRLADGSVGHGFVAGRDKRHAELAALFDALLQDPESGPVLRRTLIEPLAASLDRDRRARNAKTAATRVNFFTMVRGED
- the phnH gene encoding phosphonate C-P lyase system protein PhnH: MQGHAMNADRDPRDPALENQRIFRAILLTMSHPGTVTVLGNWPKPPKGLHPAAAAVCLALVDMDTPLWIGPAAPLDIQTYLRFHCGCTVSRNPGSAAFGLILDGQELPDLDRFHPGDLEYPDRSATLIIQVRSMNVGRGIPLSGPGIRDENRLHVDGLNPEFWRMLQRNARRFPLGFDVILATQTEIVSLPRTIQVGI
- a CDS encoding carbon-phosphorus lyase complex subunit PhnI, translating into MYVAVKGGEQAIDNAHRLMAEERRGDTSVPELTVEQIMEQMRLAVDRVMSEGALYDPWLAALAVKQARGDLVEAVFLLRAYRTTLPRLYESLPVDTTAMEVRRRVSATFKDIPGGQLLGPTFDYTHRLLDFGLAAGQPPEPAPSAPTGEADGERPLSRVMDLLATEGLVERPKDDESAPVGDITKDPPAYPAARDARLQNLARGDEGFLLALGYSSQRGFGDNHPFAGEIRMGETAVSIRPDELGFEVEIGDVTVSECEMVTSFKGSKDELPRFTRGYGLSFGYNERKVMAMALVDRSLQARELGEDVTAPSQDEEFVLSHSDNVEAQGFVQHLKLPHYVDFQADLVMVRAMRAEILKRAEAKAEAEEAA
- a CDS encoding alpha-D-ribose 1-methylphosphonate 5-phosphate C-P-lyase PhnJ, translating into MTAAAQMPPAVEAGYNYGYLNEQTKRMIRRAVLKAVAIPGYQVPFAGREMPMPYGWGTGGIQLSASILGPDDVFKVIDQGADDTTNAVSIRKFFAKVTGVETTERTVEATVIQTRHRIPETPLSEGQIMVYQVPIPEPLRWVEPRETETRTMHALEEYGVMHVQLYEDIARHGRIATNFMYPVKVNGRYIMSPSPIPKFDNPKLDRSPALHVFGAGREKRIYAIPPYTEVKSLDFEDFPFEVETWDGCCALCGATDSYLDEVILNDAGERMFVCSDTDYCATRRARGHTGPMADREDLAELTGKTPGKKGNKA
- the phnK gene encoding phosphonate C-P lyase system protein PhnK: MTTAPQPMIRARGITKKYGGMIGCREISFDLWPGEVMGIVGESGSGKSTLLGCLSGRLAPTAGSVRYVSREFGDIDVHGCPEPVRRKLLRTELGVVHQNPRDGLRLGVTAGANLGERLMSVGARHYGNIRAEALQWLAEVEIEAGRIDHFPKTFSGGMQQRLQIACNLITRPRIVFMDEPTGGLDVSVQARLLDLLRNLVSRLGLSVIIVTHDLAVARLLAHRLMVMQRGEVVETGLTDQVLDDPQHPYTQLLVSSILQA
- the phnL gene encoding phosphonate C-P lyase system protein PhnL, which translates into the protein MTTMISVRDLDKTFTLYTQGGTVIPVFSRLDLDVGAGECVALAGPSGTGKSSLICSLYGNYRPQRGSVTICHEGRPVDIVTATPRQILDIRKKTMGYVSQFLRVVPRVPALDVVAEPLVGLTGDVAAARDRAAFLLKRLNIPAALWSLPPATFSGGEQQRVNIARGFSVEYPVLLLDEPTASLDAENRRVVVGLINEAKTRGAAVVGIFHDEEVRDMVADRLFAMRSFKEAA
- a CDS encoding alpha-D-ribose 1-methylphosphonate 5-triphosphate diphosphatase, whose product is MTREHIFKNARIVLRDEVFTGAVKIADGVIQSIAPGPCNVTDAEDLGNDYLLPGFVELHTDNLEQELEPRPGVFWPDPLASVLAHDNTMAGAGITTVLDAVSLGEYHDGPKRSRMMDLSLKALRRARATGILRADHRLHLRCEFSDPNVLDMLLPHIDDPKLMLVSLMDHTPGQRQFTDTDTYRAYYKKGWSDAEFAELSQRLRATQQACAEDNRQGIVALCRERGIPMASHDDTLPAHVAQAVAEGMAISEFPTTAEAARLAREAGIQIVMGGPNLVRGASHSGNVSARELAGEGLLDIISSDYVPGSLAGGAFALHRDLGFSLPDAVARISANPADAVGLADRGRIACGLRADLVRVREIEGVPAVLRTWSVGCSGSLEITAKNAA